In Nocardia yunnanensis, one DNA window encodes the following:
- a CDS encoding MlaE family ABC transporter permease — MVVSQRSTVFSRSARRVKPVLEAPVNLVDRAGDQMSFYSRAIAAIPRTILHFRKEVMRLLAEVTFGSGALAVIGGTIGVIVFMSASVGVVVGLQGFKALDALGSGVLTGFLTGYINTRELAPLVAALALSATVGCGFTAQLGAMRISEEIDALEVMAVPSVPFLVTTRAIAGFLAVIPLYVVGLLGTYVASRLISIYFNGQSSGSYDHYFSLFLPPEDVLYSFVKVLVFAFVIILVHCYYGYNASGGPAGVGVAVGRAVRAAIVLINVLDFFLSLAIWGTTTTVRVAG; from the coding sequence ATGGTCGTTTCGCAGCGTTCCACCGTTTTCTCCCGGTCGGCGCGCCGGGTGAAGCCGGTCCTCGAGGCCCCGGTCAACCTGGTCGATCGGGCCGGGGACCAGATGTCGTTCTACTCCAGGGCGATTGCCGCGATCCCGCGCACGATCCTGCACTTCCGCAAGGAGGTCATGCGGCTGCTGGCCGAGGTGACCTTCGGCTCGGGTGCGCTCGCGGTCATCGGCGGCACCATCGGCGTGATCGTGTTCATGTCGGCCTCGGTCGGCGTGGTCGTGGGCCTGCAGGGCTTCAAGGCCCTCGACGCCCTGGGCTCCGGTGTCCTCACCGGCTTCCTGACCGGCTACATCAACACCCGTGAGCTTGCGCCCCTGGTTGCGGCACTGGCACTTTCGGCGACGGTCGGCTGCGGCTTCACCGCGCAGCTGGGCGCCATGCGCATCTCCGAGGAGATCGACGCGCTCGAGGTGATGGCGGTGCCGTCGGTGCCGTTCCTGGTGACCACCCGCGCCATCGCGGGCTTCCTCGCGGTGATCCCGCTGTACGTGGTCGGCCTGCTGGGCACCTACGTGGCGTCGCGGTTGATCAGCATCTACTTCAACGGGCAGTCGAGCGGTTCCTACGACCACTACTTCAGCTTGTTCCTGCCACCCGAGGACGTGCTCTATTCGTTCGTGAAGGTGCTCGTCTTCGCGTTCGTGATCATCCTGGTGCACTGCTACTACGGCTACAACGCCAGCGGCGGTCCCGCGGGCGTGGGCGTGGCCGTGGGCCGCGCGGTGCGCGCCGCCATCGTGCTGATCAACGTGCTGGACTTCTTCCTCTCCCTGGCCATTTGGGGCACCACCACGACGGTGCGGGTGGCCGGATGA
- a CDS encoding MCE family protein codes for MANNPLTALRESSTKSKVIAVVAVLAVALAAVAWWGFQKLNTTTITADFDKSIGIYVGSDVRILGVPVGHVKSVTPKGDIVQVVMEVDRKYDIPADAKAAQITPSVVSDRYIQLAPAYKGGAKMGRNASIPKDRTATPVEVDRLYKSITELSDALGPNGANKDGALNQLVRTSADNLSGNGEALGNSFTQLSKAAAALSDSRTDIFDTVKNLQTFVQTLADNDAQVRTFNSQLASLAGFLSDERQTLGDALSLLSVALGDVARFIDNNRDLVQSNADALTKLTQTLADQRDDLAKALPLIPTALSNLINVHNGETGTLDMRPNFTDLQDPFGVICKMLDLGKLRPGDPKFDAISQQLQPILNNCKAITDQITAGVKTPTLVLPFGILSGENEQHNTVPGSVPGTPSDQLPPSQQEGGQR; via the coding sequence GTGGCGAACAATCCGCTCACCGCGCTGCGTGAGAGCAGTACCAAGAGCAAGGTCATCGCCGTGGTCGCCGTCCTCGCGGTGGCGCTCGCGGCGGTGGCGTGGTGGGGCTTCCAGAAGCTCAACACCACCACCATCACCGCGGACTTCGACAAGTCGATCGGCATCTATGTCGGCTCGGACGTGCGCATCCTCGGTGTCCCGGTGGGCCACGTGAAATCGGTGACCCCCAAGGGCGACATCGTCCAGGTGGTCATGGAAGTCGATCGGAAATACGACATTCCGGCCGACGCCAAGGCCGCCCAGATCACCCCGTCGGTGGTGTCGGACCGCTACATCCAGCTCGCGCCCGCCTACAAGGGCGGGGCCAAGATGGGCCGCAACGCCAGCATCCCGAAGGACCGCACCGCGACCCCGGTCGAGGTGGACCGGCTCTACAAGTCGATCACCGAACTCTCGGATGCGTTGGGCCCCAACGGCGCCAACAAGGACGGCGCGCTCAATCAGCTGGTGCGCACCTCCGCCGACAATCTCTCCGGCAACGGTGAGGCGCTGGGCAACAGCTTCACGCAGCTGTCCAAAGCCGCTGCCGCGCTGTCGGATTCGCGCACCGACATCTTCGACACGGTCAAGAACCTGCAGACCTTCGTGCAGACGCTGGCCGACAACGACGCCCAGGTGCGGACGTTCAACAGTCAGCTGGCCTCGCTGGCCGGGTTCCTGTCCGACGAGCGGCAGACCCTCGGCGACGCGCTGAGCCTGCTGTCGGTCGCGCTCGGCGACGTGGCCCGGTTCATCGACAACAACCGGGATCTGGTGCAGTCCAACGCGGATGCCCTCACCAAGCTCACCCAGACCCTCGCCGATCAGCGCGACGATCTGGCCAAGGCGCTGCCGCTCATCCCGACCGCGCTGAGCAACCTGATCAACGTGCACAACGGTGAGACCGGCACGCTGGACATGCGCCCCAACTTCACCGACCTGCAGGACCCGTTCGGGGTCATCTGCAAGATGCTGGACCTGGGCAAGCTGCGACCCGGCGACCCCAAGTTCGACGCCATCTCCCAGCAGCTGCAGCCGATCCTGAACAACTGCAAGGCGATCACCGACCAGATCACCGCGGGTGTGAAGACGCCGACGCTGGTGCTGCCCTTCGGCATCCTCAGCGGCGAGAACGAGCAGCACAACACCGTGCCCGGCAGCGTCCCCGGCACCCCGTCCGACCAGTTGCCGCCGTCGCAGCAGGAAGGTGGGCAGCGATGA
- a CDS encoding MCE family protein, protein MDDRVVLGKRSPVFMGGLGLLMVVLVTMSAFNLDKLPLLGAGTKYTAEFSEAAGLKKGNEVRIAGVKVGSVSDVRLDGDKVLVDFRTKDAWVGNETTASIQIKTLLGQKYLALDPKGTKVLAPSDRIPLSRTVSPYDVVDAFSDAAKNIEETNTAQLAQSFQVLSDAFSTTPPELRGSIDGVARLSESLAKRDDQLKKLFTATKTTSKVLADRNQEFERLIANGGELLGELNVRQQAIHQLLTGAKTVAAELTALVKDNEDQIGPALTNLNKTIDLLNSHEADISKTLTLAAPFYGMYANVLGTGRWFDAVITNLIPPALPDIPGDRQPIRKLGG, encoded by the coding sequence ATGGACGACCGCGTCGTATTGGGCAAGCGCAGTCCGGTGTTCATGGGTGGGCTCGGCCTGCTCATGGTGGTGCTGGTGACCATGTCCGCGTTCAACCTGGACAAGCTGCCGCTGCTCGGGGCCGGCACCAAGTACACCGCCGAGTTCTCCGAGGCCGCGGGCCTGAAGAAGGGCAACGAGGTGCGCATCGCCGGCGTGAAGGTCGGCTCGGTCTCCGACGTCCGCCTCGACGGCGACAAGGTGCTGGTCGACTTCCGCACCAAGGACGCCTGGGTGGGCAACGAGACCACCGCCTCCATCCAGATCAAGACGCTGCTCGGGCAGAAGTATCTGGCGCTCGATCCCAAAGGCACCAAAGTGCTGGCGCCGTCGGATCGGATTCCGTTGTCGCGCACCGTATCTCCCTACGATGTGGTGGACGCGTTCAGCGATGCCGCCAAGAACATCGAGGAGACCAACACCGCGCAGCTGGCGCAGAGCTTCCAGGTGCTGTCGGACGCCTTCTCGACGACGCCGCCGGAACTGCGCGGCTCCATCGACGGTGTGGCGCGGCTGTCGGAGTCGCTGGCCAAGCGCGACGATCAGCTGAAGAAACTGTTCACCGCCACCAAGACCACTTCGAAGGTGCTCGCGGACCGCAATCAGGAGTTCGAGCGGCTCATCGCCAACGGCGGCGAGCTGCTGGGCGAGCTGAACGTGCGCCAGCAGGCCATCCATCAGCTGCTCACCGGCGCGAAAACCGTTGCGGCGGAACTGACCGCGCTGGTCAAGGACAACGAGGACCAGATCGGCCCGGCGCTGACCAACCTGAACAAGACCATCGACCTGCTCAACAGCCACGAGGCCGACATCTCCAAGACCCTCACACTGGCGGCCCCGTTCTACGGCATGTACGCCAACGTGCTGGGCACCGGCCGCTGGTTCGACGCGGTCATCACCAACCTGATTCCGCCCGCGCTGCCCGACATTCCGGGTGACCGCCAGCCGATCCGAAAGTTGGGAGGGTAA
- a CDS encoding MCE family protein, with amino-acid sequence MSNPRNVELWRSTEKLRKRTLGVLFFLVVALFLWTTIAIYNKQFTDAVRVNLITDTVGNALTRNADVKVRGVTVGELRSSKYDGKNVTLDLAIDPGKASEIPANVTARLLPKTLFGERYIDLTWPDNPQGHLTAGVTLHQDTTGNAVEVSQLLDHILPLLQAIPPQYLSSTLGALSNALQGQGTELGKTVDRLDDIITQVNGEMPTLQQDLKSLADVATTYAAAAPQLVDALDNLRTTNATIVQKRSQVDTLLATLTPSASTTADFLLANRDNIIDVAADSRPALEALAKYSPSYSCALAGFAELKPRIDQIFGKGTDLPGSRVSVSIVNPRGRYVPNQDEPRWFDSRGPLCIPMYPPGTDPGQYTDGSANDGSYQPPSRNPGDQNIGKMPEPQYRVYGPQTPTTAYSPQESQTLGAIYGAAHGVSPEEVPSWVTRIAAPAFRGSEVSVK; translated from the coding sequence ATGAGCAACCCCAGGAACGTGGAGCTGTGGCGCTCCACGGAGAAGCTGCGCAAGCGCACGCTCGGCGTGCTGTTCTTCCTCGTGGTGGCGCTGTTCCTGTGGACCACCATCGCCATCTACAACAAGCAGTTCACCGATGCGGTGCGGGTCAACCTGATCACCGACACCGTCGGAAACGCCTTGACCCGCAACGCGGATGTGAAGGTCCGCGGCGTCACCGTGGGCGAGTTGCGGTCGAGCAAGTACGACGGCAAGAACGTCACCCTCGACCTGGCCATCGATCCGGGCAAGGCGAGCGAGATCCCGGCCAATGTGACCGCGCGCCTGCTGCCCAAGACGCTGTTCGGCGAGCGCTACATCGACCTGACGTGGCCGGACAACCCGCAGGGGCATCTGACCGCGGGCGTCACCCTGCATCAGGACACCACCGGCAATGCCGTCGAGGTCAGCCAGCTGCTGGATCACATTCTGCCGCTGCTGCAGGCGATTCCGCCGCAGTACCTGTCCTCCACGCTGGGCGCGCTGTCCAACGCGCTGCAGGGCCAGGGCACGGAGCTGGGCAAGACCGTCGACCGGCTCGACGACATCATCACCCAGGTCAACGGCGAAATGCCGACGCTGCAACAGGATCTGAAGAGCCTCGCGGATGTGGCCACCACCTACGCGGCCGCGGCGCCGCAGCTGGTGGACGCGCTGGACAACCTGCGCACCACCAATGCCACCATCGTGCAGAAGCGTTCGCAGGTCGACACCCTGCTGGCGACGCTCACCCCGAGCGCCTCCACCACCGCGGACTTCCTGCTGGCCAACCGCGACAACATCATCGACGTGGCCGCGGACTCGCGGCCCGCGCTGGAGGCGCTGGCCAAGTACTCGCCCAGCTACAGCTGCGCGCTGGCCGGATTCGCGGAGCTCAAGCCGCGCATCGACCAGATCTTCGGCAAGGGCACCGATCTGCCGGGGTCGCGGGTGAGCGTGTCGATCGTGAACCCGCGCGGCCGCTACGTGCCCAATCAGGACGAGCCGCGCTGGTTCGATTCGCGTGGGCCGCTGTGCATTCCGATGTATCCGCCGGGCACCGATCCGGGCCAGTACACCGACGGCTCCGCCAACGACGGCTCCTACCAGCCGCCCAGCCGCAATCCGGGCGACCAGAACATCGGCAAGATGCCGGAGCCGCAGTACAGGGTGTACGGGCCGCAGACGCCGACCACCGCGTACTCGCCGCAGGAGTCGCAGACGCTCGGCGCGATCTACGGTGCGGCGCACGGCGTGTCGCCCGAGGAGGTGCCCAGCTGGGTCACCAGGATCGCCGCCCCGGCATTCCGCGGCAGTGAGGTGAGCGTCAAGTGA
- a CDS encoding MlaE family ABC transporter permease: MNPTLTRLRTPVESGLAQAGNIFALFLDVLRKTFRRPFQIREFIEQSWFIASVSILPAALVAIPFGAVVALQTGSLIKQLGAENFTGATSVLATVQQAAPVVTALIIAGAAGSAVAADLGSRTIREEIDAMEVLGIDPIQRLVVPRVLGMMLIAFLLNGLVSVVGICGGYFFNVGLQGGTPGAYLASFSALAQIPDLVIGEIKALIFGVVAGVIAAYKGLHPKGGPKGVGDAVNQSVVITFLVLFFLNLVLTLIYLQVVPAKGA; the protein is encoded by the coding sequence CACTCTTCTTGGACGTGCTGCGCAAGACGTTCCGCCGGCCCTTCCAGATCCGGGAGTTCATCGAGCAGTCGTGGTTCATCGCGAGTGTCTCGATCCTCCCGGCCGCACTGGTGGCAATCCCGTTCGGCGCCGTGGTGGCCCTGCAGACCGGTTCGCTCATCAAGCAGCTGGGCGCGGAGAACTTCACCGGTGCGACCAGCGTGCTGGCCACCGTTCAGCAGGCCGCCCCGGTGGTGACCGCGTTGATCATCGCCGGCGCCGCCGGATCCGCGGTGGCCGCCGATCTCGGCTCGCGCACCATCCGCGAGGAGATCGACGCCATGGAGGTGCTGGGCATCGATCCCATTCAGCGCCTGGTGGTTCCGCGCGTGCTCGGCATGATGCTGATCGCCTTCCTGCTCAACGGCCTGGTGTCGGTGGTCGGCATCTGCGGCGGCTATTTCTTCAACGTGGGTCTGCAGGGCGGCACCCCGGGCGCGTATCTCGCGTCCTTCTCCGCTCTCGCGCAGATCCCCGACCTGGTCATCGGCGAGATCAAGGCGCTGATCTTCGGTGTCGTGGCGGGCGTCATCGCCGCCTACAAGGGCTTGCATCCGAAGGGGGGACCGAAAGGAGTGGGTGACGCGGTGAACCAGTCCGTGGTGATCACGTTCCTGGTGTTGTTCTTCCTGAATCTGGTTCTCACCCTGATCTACCTTCAGGTCGTCCCCGCAAAGGGCGCGTGA
- a CDS encoding MCE family protein codes for MTRLVRIQLIAFALIAVLGVVYVGARYVRLDNMLGFGLYKVKVQAKETGNLSKGAEVTYRGVPVGRVGDLDITPDGVLITLEMDSGKPKVPANAKAAIADRSAIGEQYVDLMPTSDGSPYLRDGSIIDGATTPIHVEDLLSSVDHFAGTTDLMALSKTITELGKAFDGKGDDLKVLVDSLNKFTATASGDNLQQTLALLRSSRTVLGTQAEQSPAILRFSDGLDQLTAQLKSNDPDIRRLIGTGTDAASAIQRLLTESGPALTKDLGNLRTLLLAISPKFYALGPVLQMLPLLPLGGSSTAPGDGTTHFGLVLETNNPPACTVGYEGTQRILDQMKAQNPKFDDTRDDFPYNTQAGCAVPQGSETDVRGARSAELADPSVPQPWDDKPKYDPDKLNLNPVATQLSTLMGITPK; via the coding sequence ATGACACGTCTGGTACGCATTCAGCTGATCGCCTTCGCGCTCATCGCCGTCCTCGGCGTGGTGTACGTGGGCGCGCGATACGTTCGCCTGGACAACATGCTGGGCTTCGGGCTCTACAAGGTGAAGGTGCAGGCCAAGGAGACCGGCAACCTGTCCAAGGGCGCCGAGGTCACCTACCGCGGCGTGCCCGTGGGCCGGGTCGGCGACCTCGACATCACCCCCGACGGGGTGCTGATCACCCTGGAGATGGACTCCGGCAAGCCGAAGGTGCCCGCGAACGCCAAGGCCGCCATCGCCGATCGGTCCGCCATCGGTGAGCAGTACGTGGACCTGATGCCCACCAGCGACGGTTCGCCCTACCTGCGCGACGGGTCGATCATCGACGGGGCGACCACGCCCATCCACGTCGAGGACCTGCTGTCGAGCGTCGATCATTTCGCCGGCACCACCGACCTGATGGCGCTGTCGAAGACCATCACCGAACTCGGTAAGGCGTTCGACGGCAAGGGCGACGACCTCAAGGTGCTGGTGGACTCGCTCAACAAGTTCACCGCGACCGCCAGCGGCGACAACCTGCAGCAGACGCTCGCGCTGCTGCGCTCGTCGCGCACGGTACTGGGCACCCAGGCCGAGCAGTCGCCGGCGATCCTGCGGTTCAGCGACGGCCTCGATCAGCTCACCGCGCAGCTGAAGTCCAATGATCCGGACATCCGCCGCCTCATCGGCACCGGCACCGACGCGGCCTCCGCGATCCAGCGCCTGCTGACCGAGAGCGGCCCGGCCCTCACCAAGGACCTCGGCAACCTGCGCACCCTGCTGCTGGCGATCTCGCCGAAGTTCTACGCGCTCGGCCCGGTGCTGCAGATGCTGCCGCTGCTGCCGCTCGGTGGCTCCTCCACCGCGCCCGGTGACGGCACCACCCACTTCGGGCTGGTGCTCGAGACCAACAACCCGCCCGCCTGCACCGTGGGATACGAAGGCACGCAACGGATTCTGGACCAGATGAAGGCTCAGAACCCCAAGTTCGACGACACCCGCGACGACTTCCCGTACAACACCCAGGCCGGGTGCGCGGTGCCGCAGGGCAGCGAGACCGATGTGCGCGGGGCGCGCAGCGCCGAGCTGGCGGACCCGAGCGTGCCGCAGCCGTGGGACGACAAGCCCAAGTACGACCCGGACAAGCTCAACCTGAACCCGGTCGCGACCCAGCTGTCGACCCTCATGGGCATCACGCCCAAGTAG
- a CDS encoding MCE family protein, producing MRGLGPTLTKLIAFILVTVFLTGVLALTIANYGGGGTKFNARFTDVTSLNKGDEVRIAGVRVGKVTNVAIVDKRLANVEFELTDRDWLPASTTATIKYRNLVGQRYIALEQGTGEQGRKINKGATIPLERTKPAVNLTELFNGFRPLFQTLTPEDVNKLSYEIIQVFQGESGTIADLVANTASLTNKVADKDAVIGELIKNLNAVLDSINSRGDQLDQLIVNTEALVSGLDADRGTIGSAVSSLGNLASATADLLVPVRPNLQGAIAGLNQLTGTLNDRKDEVDEGLTNLPIKMEKLGRAASYGSWFQFYLCGIDIVVGPGTKDAPQLNFPPALQNMPTVNQPIYTNPAPRCHGKGGR from the coding sequence TTGCGCGGCCTCGGGCCGACGCTGACCAAACTGATCGCCTTCATTCTCGTCACGGTCTTCCTGACGGGCGTGCTGGCGCTGACCATCGCCAACTACGGTGGCGGCGGCACCAAGTTCAATGCCCGCTTCACCGACGTGACGTCGCTGAACAAGGGCGACGAGGTGCGCATCGCGGGTGTCCGCGTGGGCAAGGTGACCAATGTGGCCATCGTGGACAAGCGGCTGGCCAATGTGGAATTCGAACTCACCGACCGGGATTGGCTGCCCGCCTCCACCACCGCGACCATCAAGTACCGCAACCTGGTGGGCCAGCGCTACATCGCGCTGGAGCAGGGCACCGGCGAACAGGGCCGAAAGATCAACAAGGGCGCGACGATTCCGCTGGAGCGCACCAAGCCGGCGGTCAATCTGACCGAGCTGTTCAACGGTTTCCGGCCGCTGTTCCAGACGCTGACGCCCGAGGACGTGAACAAGCTGTCCTACGAGATCATCCAGGTCTTCCAGGGTGAGTCCGGGACCATCGCGGATCTGGTCGCCAACACCGCCTCGCTCACCAACAAGGTGGCCGACAAGGACGCGGTGATCGGCGAGCTGATCAAGAACCTGAATGCCGTGCTGGACAGCATCAATTCGCGCGGCGACCAGCTCGACCAGCTGATCGTGAACACCGAGGCGCTGGTCAGCGGGCTCGACGCCGATCGCGGCACCATCGGTTCCGCGGTCAGCTCGCTGGGCAATCTGGCCTCGGCCACCGCCGACCTGCTGGTCCCGGTGCGGCCGAACCTGCAGGGCGCGATCGCCGGGCTGAATCAGCTCACCGGCACCCTCAACGATCGCAAGGACGAGGTCGACGAGGGCCTGACCAACCTGCCCATCAAGATGGAGAAGCTCGGCCGCGCCGCCTCGTACGGCTCCTGGTTCCAGTTCTACCTGTGCGGCATCGACATCGTGGTCGGACCGGGCACCAAGGACGCGCCGCAGCTGAACTTCCCGCCCGCACTGCAGAACATGCCGACGGTGAACCAGCCGATCTACACGAACCCGGCCCCGCGCTGCCATGGGAAGGGAGGCCGCTGA
- a CDS encoding MCE family protein: MSANRIRGGGIRRAALVATSLGAVTLVAAGCGADSIPLPGGPNVGKHPMHLDIRFSDVLDLVPQSSVKVDGVAVGRVDKIRIAPDNAWEASVQVLVSDDVKLPANARAEVKQTNLLGEKYIELSAPAKDADSAPLKDGAKIPVENTRTATEVEQVLGALSLLLNGGGVAQLQPIVVELNKTLGGREGKVRDLLNQANILIKGLDDQVDNITRALDSLDTLTSRVGQQTTQISKILDELPAGIKILNEQRPQLIQMLGQLDRVGQAGFDVLNHSKDNLITDLSSLRPTLQALGNSAGDLVTAFPLIPTYPFPDEAIKSAFGGQVNTWLSVDLQIGTLLSNLGVGKPNPQYLPPNGRQVNVDPTNPYYNGNGPRGGWPTVSLLPLPPTVARPTGAAGPTDPLGSILEQLGVGAPR, from the coding sequence ATGAGCGCCAACCGGATTCGCGGGGGCGGGATCAGGCGCGCCGCCTTGGTCGCCACCTCGCTGGGCGCGGTCACCCTGGTGGCCGCGGGCTGCGGCGCCGACAGCATCCCGCTGCCCGGCGGCCCCAATGTGGGCAAGCACCCCATGCATCTCGACATCCGCTTCTCCGATGTGCTGGACCTGGTCCCGCAGTCGTCGGTGAAGGTGGACGGCGTGGCCGTGGGCCGGGTCGACAAGATCCGCATCGCCCCCGACAACGCCTGGGAAGCCAGCGTGCAGGTGCTGGTCAGCGATGACGTGAAGCTGCCCGCCAACGCGCGCGCCGAGGTCAAGCAGACCAACCTGCTCGGCGAGAAGTACATCGAGCTGTCCGCGCCCGCCAAGGACGCCGACTCCGCGCCGCTGAAGGACGGGGCCAAGATCCCGGTCGAGAACACCCGCACCGCCACCGAGGTGGAGCAGGTGCTGGGCGCGCTGTCGCTGCTGCTCAACGGCGGCGGCGTGGCGCAGCTGCAGCCGATCGTGGTGGAGCTCAACAAGACGCTCGGCGGCCGCGAGGGCAAGGTTCGCGATCTGCTGAACCAGGCCAACATCCTCATCAAGGGGCTCGACGACCAGGTCGACAACATCACCCGCGCGCTGGACAGCCTCGACACGCTGACCAGCCGGGTGGGGCAGCAGACCACGCAGATCTCCAAGATCCTCGACGAGCTGCCCGCCGGCATCAAGATCCTGAACGAGCAACGGCCGCAACTGATTCAGATGCTCGGTCAGCTGGATCGGGTGGGGCAGGCCGGATTCGACGTGCTCAACCACTCCAAGGACAACCTGATCACCGATCTGTCCTCGCTGCGGCCCACGCTGCAGGCGCTGGGCAATTCGGCCGGCGACCTGGTGACCGCGTTCCCGCTCATCCCGACCTACCCGTTCCCGGACGAGGCGATCAAGTCCGCGTTCGGCGGCCAGGTCAACACCTGGCTCTCGGTCGACCTGCAGATCGGCACCCTGCTGTCGAATCTCGGTGTGGGCAAACCGAATCCGCAATACCTGCCGCCCAACGGGCGCCAGGTGAACGTGGATCCGACCAACCCGTACTACAACGGCAACGGACCGCGCGGCGGCTGGCCGACGGTGTCGCTGCTGCCGCTGCCGCCAACCGTGGCGCGGCCGACCGGGGCGGCGGGCCCGACCGATCCGCTCGGATCGATCCTCGAGCAGCTGGGAGTGGGTGCTCCGCGATGA